The following coding sequences lie in one Silene latifolia isolate original U9 population chromosome 5, ASM4854445v1, whole genome shotgun sequence genomic window:
- the LOC141655400 gene encoding uncharacterized protein LOC141655400, with protein MFVLPKGVIKRIEAVCRNFLWDNSADYRRIPLVGWDTICRSKEEEGLGIKDQESWNKAMVGILVDWVAVNRDSIWVHWVHNNYLKGQDWMGYKPSMNSSWVWRRICKIKEEMVAGYINGKWNVQPDGYTPVGSYEWFRGSRPKVSWYKVVWNGWVIPKHQFMGWLIAHAALNTSKLVGFGVDIENTCCICALAEETIEHLFCECAYNKRVVREVNKMTSWNYPDGGVLNWCTQRTGTMLQKGIQIAMMLSLIYQIWHQRNKCRNEKILLCPERVAKNIIEEMRARVRGRDRLQMNLVDLEWLKKMSLFE; from the coding sequence ATGTTTGTACTGCCCAAGGGAGTGATTAAGAGGATTGAGGCAGTGTGCAGGAACTTCTTATGGGACAATAGTGCTGATTACAGGAGGATTCCCTTGGTAGGTTGGGATACTATATGCAGGTCAAAGGAAGAGGAAGGACTGGGCATTAAGGATCAGGAGAGCTGGAACAAGGCAATGGTTGGGATACTAGTTGATTGGGTAGCTGTAAACAGAGATTCCATTTGGGTGCACTGGGTTCATAACAATTACCTCAAAGGGCAGGACTGGATGGGTTATAAACCTAGCATGAATTCAAGCTGGGTGTGGAGAAGAATTTGCAAGATCAAAGAGGAGATGGTGGCAGGTTATATAAATGGCAAATGGAATGTGCAACCTGATGGGTATACACCTGTTGGAAGCTATGAGTGGTTCAGGGGGAGTAGGCCTAAGGTGAGCTGGTACAAGGTAGTCTGGAATGGGTGGGTAATCCCAAAGCATCAGTTTATGGGTTGGTTAATAGCACATGCTGCACTGAACACATCTAAGCTGGTTGGGTTTGGCGTGGACATTGAGAATACATGCTGTATATGTGCCCTAGCTGAAGAAACCATTGAACACCTCTTCTGTGAGTGTGCTTACAACAAAAGGGTAGTGAGGGAGGTGAACAAGATGACTAGCTGGAACTACCCTGATGGTGGGGTGCTGAACTGGTGTACGCAGAGGACTGGTACTATGCTGCAAAAGGGAATCCAGATTGCAATGATGTTAAGCTTGATATATCAGATATGGCATCAAAGAAACAAATGTAGGAATGAGAAAATTCTGCTGTGTCCAGAACGTGTGGCCAAGAATATTATAGAGGAGATGAGAGCTCGGGTTCGTGGCAGGGACAGGCTGCAAATGAACTTAGTTGATTTGGAATGGCTTAAAAAAATGAGTCTGTTTGAGTGA